The Burkholderia lata genome contains a region encoding:
- a CDS encoding FAD binding domain-containing protein gives MKVVVAGGSIAGLSAALTLDCIGHDVEIYERSPTPLRGQGGGVAVLRRMMAFLEQHGHHCRAMISVPTRRRQWIDRDGVVTRDEPEMLPFSSWDAVYRSLCSTLPHGQIHYGHAVTGFEQDADGVNIHIDGRQVRADVLIAADGMGSALRAHIFPDYVPSFAGYIAWRGIVDEADFDAAAIATLVENMTLHKAPGELFMAFLIPALDGSLEPGARRFNWLWYRNETNPDALRRHLTDQTGTIHHGSIHPGQLSNDSVASLRQLASERLPAVFSQLVLATRAPFVQAIFDALSPHFAHGRVALVGDAACTVRPHTASGTSKAARDAVSLAESLPADATDVVARLARWSIERRADVTSLLRKGPELATAFGLGHPI, from the coding sequence ATGAAAGTAGTCGTTGCGGGTGGTTCGATCGCCGGTCTCTCAGCCGCTCTGACTCTTGATTGCATCGGGCACGATGTAGAGATCTATGAGCGCTCGCCTACTCCGTTGCGAGGACAAGGCGGTGGCGTAGCCGTCCTTAGGCGCATGATGGCATTTCTCGAACAGCATGGACATCATTGCCGCGCCATGATCAGCGTGCCAACACGACGCAGACAATGGATCGACCGTGACGGCGTTGTCACGCGAGACGAGCCGGAGATGCTGCCGTTCTCGTCATGGGATGCGGTCTACCGCTCACTCTGCAGCACGTTGCCTCACGGGCAGATCCATTATGGCCATGCCGTCACTGGCTTCGAGCAAGATGCCGATGGCGTCAACATTCATATCGACGGTCGACAGGTTCGTGCTGACGTCCTCATTGCGGCGGATGGAATGGGATCGGCCCTGCGTGCCCACATCTTTCCCGATTATGTGCCGTCGTTCGCCGGCTACATCGCCTGGCGTGGCATTGTCGACGAGGCTGATTTCGACGCCGCAGCGATCGCGACGCTGGTCGAGAACATGACACTCCACAAGGCACCGGGTGAGCTGTTCATGGCGTTTCTGATCCCTGCACTTGACGGCTCGCTCGAACCGGGCGCGCGGCGCTTTAACTGGCTCTGGTATCGCAACGAAACGAACCCGGATGCGTTGCGTCGTCATTTGACCGATCAGACGGGAACGATCCATCATGGGTCGATTCACCCCGGTCAGCTTTCGAACGACTCGGTTGCGAGTCTAAGGCAACTCGCGAGCGAACGGCTGCCTGCCGTCTTCTCTCAGTTGGTCCTCGCCACGCGGGCACCGTTCGTCCAGGCAATCTTTGACGCACTGAGCCCGCACTTTGCCCACGGTCGCGTGGCATTGGTCGGAGACGCGGCATGTACCGTGCGGCCACACACGGCATCCGGCACATCAAAGGCGGCGCGCGACGCCGTTTCGCTCGCTGAATCGCTGCCCGCGGACGCAACCGACGTCGTTGCACGACTTGCTCGATGGTCAATCGAGCGCCGCGCCGACGTAACTTCATTGCTTCGGAAGGGCCCCGAGTTGGCCACGGCATTCGGACTCGGCCACCCGATTTGA
- a CDS encoding TetR/AcrR family transcriptional regulator, with amino-acid sequence MSERKRSTTPRSRGTNVPDDAVTPGRRLTPEARERQIIEKAIEHFATHGFSGSTRELARQIGVTQPLLYRYFPSKEALIDRVYDEIYTWNPEWEKLIADRTIPLQARLVTFYSSYSQTILRREWIRTFIFAGLSREGFNTRYLSRLRERVFLPVLRELRDAFDIATPTTAAQIDAEIELIWSLHASIFYLGVRKWVYGLPIPDDLDAVIERQIIAFLHGTPIALKQLTGSVTRARGKQR; translated from the coding sequence ATGAGCGAACGCAAGCGCAGCACGACGCCCCGCAGCCGCGGGACGAACGTCCCCGATGATGCCGTCACGCCAGGTCGGCGACTCACGCCGGAGGCGCGCGAGCGACAAATCATTGAGAAAGCGATCGAGCATTTCGCGACACACGGCTTTTCCGGCAGCACGCGCGAACTCGCGCGGCAGATTGGCGTTACGCAACCCTTGCTCTACCGTTACTTTCCGAGCAAGGAAGCCCTGATCGATCGGGTGTACGACGAAATCTATACCTGGAACCCTGAGTGGGAAAAGCTGATTGCCGATCGCACGATCCCGCTTCAGGCGCGCCTCGTCACCTTCTACAGCTCCTATTCACAAACCATTCTGCGGCGCGAGTGGATCAGGACGTTCATTTTCGCCGGGCTTAGCCGCGAAGGCTTCAATACTCGCTACCTGTCGCGGCTCCGCGAGCGCGTGTTCCTGCCCGTGTTGCGCGAGTTGCGGGACGCTTTCGACATCGCAACACCGACGACGGCAGCCCAGATCGACGCGGAGATCGAGCTGATCTGGAGCTTGCACGCGAGCATCTTCTACTTGGGCGTCAGGAAGTGGGTGTATGGCTTGCCCATCCCTGACGACCTCGATGCCGTGATCGAACGGCAGATCATCGCTTTCCTGCACGGCACGCCAATAGCGCTAAAGCAACTCACCGGCAGCGTGACGCGCGCACGCGGCAAGCAGCGCTGA
- a CDS encoding MFS transporter, whose product MSETSPSLEARDRATKLTQGLIALFAFSCGAIVANLYYAQPITELIAPSLHMSSDTASFIVSLTQIGYAFGLFFIVPLGDLLENRKLMITTALVSIASLSAAAIAHTPGLFLMISLLVGFSSVAVQILIPLAAHLAPDHSRGRVVGTIMSGLLLGILLARPLSSVVADAFGWRFVFAAAAVLMTLVTALLALTIPSRRPDHRSTYFELIGSLLHLVRTMPVLRHRALYQGLMFASFSLFWTAVPVELTRHYGLSQSAIGLFALVGAIGATSAPVAGRLADAGHTVRATLIALIAGTLSYAVGLFHGTGLYGLVVTGIVLDFAVQMNMVLGQREIYALHAASRNRLNALYMTSIFVGGAAGSALASPLYEHGGWPLVAAVAAAFPIAALAHYLAIGRPHAQRHAQT is encoded by the coding sequence ATGTCAGAAACTTCACCGTCGCTCGAGGCTCGCGATCGTGCTACGAAGCTCACGCAAGGGCTCATTGCGTTATTCGCGTTCAGTTGCGGTGCGATTGTCGCGAACCTGTACTACGCGCAGCCCATCACCGAACTGATCGCACCCAGCCTGCACATGTCCAGCGACACGGCGAGTTTCATTGTGTCGCTGACGCAGATCGGCTACGCATTCGGCCTGTTCTTCATCGTGCCGCTTGGCGACCTGCTGGAGAACCGGAAGCTGATGATCACAACAGCCCTTGTTTCGATTGCGAGCCTTTCAGCGGCGGCGATCGCCCACACGCCAGGCCTGTTTCTCATGATCTCGCTACTGGTCGGCTTTAGTTCGGTGGCGGTACAGATACTGATTCCGCTCGCCGCGCACTTGGCGCCGGATCATTCGCGTGGCCGTGTCGTCGGTACCATCATGAGCGGGTTGCTGCTCGGCATTCTGCTCGCCCGCCCGCTTTCGAGCGTAGTGGCCGATGCGTTTGGCTGGCGCTTTGTATTCGCAGCGGCTGCCGTGCTGATGACGCTCGTCACGGCTTTGCTTGCGCTGACGATTCCATCGCGCCGGCCTGATCATCGTTCGACATACTTCGAGCTGATCGGCTCGCTGCTGCATCTGGTTCGCACAATGCCCGTGCTGCGTCATCGTGCGCTCTACCAGGGTCTGATGTTCGCATCGTTCAGCCTGTTTTGGACCGCGGTCCCGGTCGAGCTCACGCGTCACTATGGGCTGTCGCAATCGGCAATTGGGCTGTTCGCGCTCGTCGGTGCGATTGGAGCGACTTCGGCACCGGTTGCGGGTCGCCTAGCGGATGCAGGCCATACCGTGCGCGCAACGCTGATTGCGCTGATCGCCGGCACGCTGTCGTACGCAGTGGGCCTATTCCACGGTACCGGCCTGTATGGTCTCGTCGTCACGGGTATCGTGCTCGATTTCGCGGTCCAGATGAACATGGTGCTAGGTCAACGTGAAATTTATGCACTGCATGCGGCAAGCCGTAATCGCCTGAACGCGCTTTACATGACCAGCATCTTCGTTGGCGGCGCAGCCGGTTCGGCACTCGCAAGCCCACTATACGAACACGGCGGCTGGCCGCTCGTCGCGGCGGTGGCCGCGGCCTTCCCGATTGCCGCACTTGCGCACTACCTTGCGATCGGCCGCCCGCATGCACAGCGTCACGCACAGACCTGA
- a CDS encoding porin encodes MTILRSAKVVVAMLPLGWAFGVCAQSSVMLYGIVDPDVVFVSNAQVNKVGGTLHGARQVSLQDATTSAYVGSRFGIRGREDLGGGTSTIFTLENGFSVANGFLGQGGALFGRQAFVGLSNDSLGSLTLGRQYSPVVDFLSPLTTVTQWGGFITAHPDDIDNLGLTVRQNNSVKISSPVWHGWSASAMYGFGGVAGQMARNQVIAAGAGYVGGALRIGVGYLSAYDPNVSMWGNQPNGGGNLVNNIGSFGSETTPQKNPVMAGYASASREQTIGAGASYTLGRATLGAAYTNTRFVGLGSDAGPNPQGYVGSATFNTIEVNGAYRIAPAVSLGASYSYTLTRGPDAIGAHYNQINAGVHYALSKRTDVYMIAVYQRASGVDSLGQSAVASINGMTPSASRQQFVDAIGLAHRF; translated from the coding sequence ATGACGATCCTGCGAAGTGCAAAAGTCGTGGTGGCTATGTTGCCGCTCGGATGGGCGTTCGGTGTCTGCGCACAAAGTAGCGTAATGCTGTACGGCATCGTTGACCCAGACGTGGTGTTCGTGAGCAATGCGCAGGTGAACAAGGTCGGTGGCACATTGCACGGTGCCCGTCAGGTCTCGCTGCAGGATGCAACCACTTCGGCTTATGTCGGTAGTCGGTTCGGTATTCGAGGTAGGGAAGACCTCGGCGGCGGCACGTCTACGATATTCACTCTCGAGAACGGCTTCAGCGTGGCGAACGGCTTTCTCGGGCAGGGTGGCGCACTGTTCGGCCGGCAGGCGTTCGTGGGTCTATCGAACGATAGCCTGGGCAGTTTGACGCTCGGGAGACAATATTCACCCGTGGTGGATTTCCTTTCCCCACTAACGACTGTTACGCAGTGGGGCGGTTTCATCACCGCGCATCCGGACGATATCGACAATCTCGGCTTAACGGTGCGACAGAACAATTCAGTAAAGATTTCGTCGCCTGTCTGGCATGGATGGTCAGCCAGTGCAATGTATGGCTTTGGCGGAGTCGCGGGTCAAATGGCGCGAAATCAGGTCATTGCGGCGGGTGCGGGCTACGTGGGCGGCGCGCTGCGCATTGGCGTCGGATATCTGAGCGCGTACGACCCGAACGTGTCCATGTGGGGCAACCAACCCAACGGGGGCGGCAATTTGGTAAATAACATCGGCTCGTTCGGCTCGGAGACGACGCCGCAGAAGAATCCCGTTATGGCTGGATATGCATCCGCTAGCCGTGAACAAACGATTGGTGCTGGAGCAAGCTATACGCTAGGCAGGGCGACGCTTGGGGCAGCGTATACGAACACGCGCTTTGTCGGACTAGGTTCAGACGCTGGCCCCAATCCGCAAGGCTACGTCGGTAGCGCAACATTCAATACGATCGAAGTCAATGGGGCCTATCGAATTGCCCCTGCCGTATCGCTCGGGGCATCATATTCGTACACGCTTACGCGTGGTCCCGATGCGATTGGGGCGCATTACAACCAGATCAATGCTGGCGTGCACTACGCGCTGTCGAAACGCACGGATGTCTATATGATCGCGGTCTATCAGCGTGCATCTGGTGTCGACTCGCTTGGGCAATCAGCCGTGGCATCGATCAATGGGATGACACCATCGGCGTCACGACAGCAGTTCGTGGATGCGATCGGCCTCGCGCATCGATTCTGA
- a CDS encoding LysR family transcriptional regulator, which translates to MDTLLSMRIFTRIVETGSLTRASDTTGLTTPRVSAMLRTLEQHLGCRLLNRTTRRLSLTEDGQSYYERCIAVLREIDDMEASVSRARSAPRGRLKVNLPPAMAKQILVPALPAFLASNPDITIELGATDRHIDVVGEGVDCVVRIGALDDSGLIAKRIGDLTTCTCAAPSYIERYGVPETVGDLTRHIAVNHVSPDTGRPRIWDFVIDGEARIAQMCASVAVNDADTYIACGVAGIGLIKTSLYLVTPYLASGELREVLTDVNSPPRPISVVYPPNRHIPAKLKIFVDWLSDLYAQVPTLQGKRN; encoded by the coding sequence ATGGATACACTTCTTTCGATGCGCATATTCACACGCATCGTCGAAACAGGCAGCTTAACGCGCGCGTCGGACACAACTGGTCTCACGACGCCGCGTGTATCCGCGATGCTGCGCACACTCGAACAACATCTCGGCTGCCGATTGTTGAACCGCACAACCCGCCGGCTATCGCTGACAGAGGACGGGCAGTCGTACTACGAACGCTGCATCGCCGTACTGCGTGAGATCGATGACATGGAGGCGTCGGTTTCCCGTGCACGCAGCGCTCCACGTGGTCGCTTGAAGGTAAACCTGCCCCCGGCAATGGCCAAGCAGATACTCGTACCCGCACTGCCCGCCTTTCTCGCCTCGAACCCGGACATCACGATCGAACTCGGTGCGACGGATCGCCATATCGACGTCGTAGGGGAAGGCGTCGACTGCGTCGTCCGGATTGGCGCACTCGACGACTCCGGATTGATTGCCAAACGGATCGGCGACCTCACGACCTGTACCTGTGCAGCACCGTCGTACATCGAGCGATACGGAGTGCCCGAGACCGTCGGCGACCTTACGCGACATATCGCAGTCAACCATGTATCACCTGATACGGGTCGCCCCCGGATCTGGGATTTTGTCATTGATGGGGAAGCGCGTATCGCACAGATGTGCGCCTCCGTCGCGGTCAACGATGCCGATACGTATATCGCATGCGGCGTGGCCGGCATCGGATTGATCAAAACCTCGCTGTACCTGGTCACGCCGTATCTGGCGTCCGGCGAATTGCGCGAAGTGCTGACAGACGTCAACTCACCGCCGCGGCCAATCTCCGTGGTGTATCCGCCCAATCGCCACATACCAGCCAAGCTGAAGATCTTCGTTGACTGGCTCTCCGATCTATACGCACAGGTTCCGACGTTGCAAGGCAAGCGAAACTGA
- a CDS encoding DUF1427 family protein, whose protein sequence is MPYLISLAAGFVVGLLYSLVRVQSPAPPLIALVGLLGIVLGEHAIPFVQAQLRPPIVQGLESHADANGPGTTLRHHEK, encoded by the coding sequence ATGCCTTATTTGATATCGTTGGCTGCTGGCTTCGTCGTCGGCCTACTTTATTCCCTGGTGCGTGTGCAATCGCCGGCGCCGCCGCTGATCGCGCTCGTGGGACTACTTGGTATCGTACTGGGAGAGCACGCGATCCCGTTCGTTCAGGCGCAACTCAGGCCGCCGATCGTGCAGGGACTCGAATCTCATGCCGACGCGAATGGCCCGGGAACCACACTCCGTCACCATGAAAAATAG
- a CDS encoding c-type cytochrome translates to MKHKRLWLGLAGIALVGLAIAIGIMYEQAIEPVEPRAVFDPQLVRAGARIIALGDCIVCHTAKGGKPFSGGLPLATPFGTIYATNITPDPDTGIGRWSQEAFARALRRGIARDGHQLYPAFPYIHFTRMSDQDIAAAYAYLMTREPVHASAPVNDLIFPLNFRPPVAFWNILYLREGESRPDSAQSAEWNRGKQLVDGLGHCASCHSPLNAIGGEQAGKTFDGGIVDGWEAPPLNMLGSATRPWARGQLVAYLRTGRASEHGAAAGPMLPVTRDLATVPVEDVEAIASYILSIQKPVTVQPVASTIASKVATVSEQRGALLFQASCAQCHGQGSPMQEIGERPTLAFSTSVNATTPRNAIQMILNGITWHGEDTLNYMPSFIEQYDDRQIADLVAYIRGAYSDRPAWTGIEAMAAKLRKEDGAR, encoded by the coding sequence GTGAAGCACAAACGACTCTGGCTTGGCCTTGCAGGGATCGCACTCGTCGGCTTGGCGATCGCGATCGGCATCATGTATGAGCAAGCGATCGAACCAGTCGAGCCGCGCGCAGTATTCGACCCGCAACTCGTCCGTGCCGGCGCACGGATCATCGCGCTCGGCGACTGCATCGTTTGCCATACCGCAAAAGGCGGCAAGCCGTTTTCAGGCGGATTGCCGCTTGCGACTCCGTTCGGCACGATCTATGCGACAAACATCACGCCAGACCCCGACACCGGAATCGGCCGTTGGTCGCAAGAAGCATTCGCCCGCGCGCTACGACGCGGGATCGCGCGTGACGGCCATCAACTCTATCCGGCATTTCCGTATATCCATTTCACGCGCATGTCCGACCAGGATATCGCGGCCGCCTACGCGTACCTGATGACGCGTGAACCCGTTCACGCTTCAGCCCCCGTGAACGACTTGATCTTTCCGCTCAACTTTCGGCCACCCGTCGCGTTCTGGAACATCCTCTATCTGCGCGAGGGCGAGTCTCGGCCAGACTCGGCTCAGTCGGCCGAGTGGAATCGGGGCAAGCAACTTGTCGATGGCCTTGGGCACTGCGCATCCTGCCATTCTCCACTCAACGCGATCGGCGGTGAACAGGCCGGAAAGACGTTCGACGGCGGCATTGTCGACGGCTGGGAAGCGCCACCGCTCAATATGCTAGGCAGCGCCACGCGACCATGGGCACGAGGACAGCTCGTTGCCTATCTGCGCACCGGCCGTGCAAGTGAACATGGCGCGGCCGCCGGACCAATGCTGCCAGTCACGCGCGATCTCGCGACAGTGCCGGTCGAAGACGTCGAAGCAATCGCCTCTTACATTCTGTCGATCCAGAAACCAGTAACTGTTCAACCTGTGGCTAGCACCATCGCAAGCAAGGTGGCGACAGTGAGCGAGCAACGCGGCGCCTTACTGTTCCAGGCGTCTTGCGCGCAATGTCATGGCCAGGGGTCGCCAATGCAGGAAATCGGCGAGCGCCCGACGCTGGCCTTCAGTACATCCGTCAACGCGACCACGCCGCGCAATGCGATTCAGATGATCCTCAACGGAATCACGTGGCATGGCGAGGATACCCTCAACTACATGCCGTCGTTCATCGAACAATACGACGATCGTCAGATCGCGGATCTGGTGGCTTACATCCGTGGTGCGTATTCGGATCGCCCCGCATGGACCGGGATCGAAGCCATGGCCGCGAAACTCAGGAAGGAGGACGGAGCGCGATGA
- a CDS encoding alkene reductase: MSSLLSNFDLNGLILPNRVVMGPMTRSRAPYRGQPTELMAEYYAQRASAGLIVSEATNVSPVSASFELTPGLITDEQVAGWKKVTEAVHAKGGRIFAQLWHGGRVSSLTLLGGQAPLSPSGVNDDLEQLQVWAQLQNGYYTKIHATPSRAMTTDEVVKTIDEFRQSAAHARSAGFDGVEIHAANGYLPHQFLSSTLNRRDDRYGGTLANRVRFLEEIIAAVGGEIPLSRVGVRISPYAKYNNVRDTDPDATYAYVGRMLDEAGVAYVHAADTNGWSGEPDLPRIIEIVRKSFGGALIVNGGISPDVATKLIMSGDADLVAFARAYIANPDLVERIANKAPLAAPQAVGWYGGDRTGYVDYGRHDATGHTTGE; the protein is encoded by the coding sequence ATGTCCTCCCTGCTCAGCAACTTCGATCTGAACGGTCTTATCCTGCCGAATCGCGTCGTGATGGGGCCAATGACCCGGTCCCGCGCACCGTATCGCGGCCAGCCAACCGAACTCATGGCCGAATACTACGCACAGCGCGCGTCAGCCGGGCTTATCGTGTCCGAAGCGACCAACGTAAGCCCGGTCTCCGCATCGTTCGAACTCACGCCGGGCCTCATTACCGATGAACAGGTAGCCGGCTGGAAAAAAGTCACCGAGGCCGTCCATGCGAAAGGCGGACGCATCTTCGCGCAGCTCTGGCACGGCGGACGTGTCAGTTCGCTGACGCTACTCGGCGGGCAAGCGCCATTGTCGCCATCCGGCGTGAACGACGATCTCGAACAGTTGCAGGTGTGGGCCCAATTGCAAAACGGGTATTACACGAAGATCCATGCGACACCGTCACGCGCGATGACGACTGACGAAGTGGTCAAGACGATCGATGAATTCCGGCAGTCCGCTGCTCACGCGAGGTCGGCCGGTTTTGATGGTGTCGAGATCCACGCGGCTAACGGCTACCTGCCGCATCAGTTCCTGTCGTCGACGCTGAACCGCCGTGACGACCGCTACGGTGGCACGCTGGCGAACCGCGTGCGCTTTCTCGAGGAGATCATCGCCGCGGTGGGTGGCGAGATTCCGTTGAGCCGTGTCGGTGTGCGCATCTCGCCATACGCGAAATACAACAATGTGCGCGATACGGACCCGGACGCGACATATGCCTATGTCGGCCGCATGCTCGACGAAGCCGGTGTCGCGTATGTGCATGCTGCGGATACCAATGGCTGGAGCGGTGAACCCGACCTGCCACGTATCATCGAGATCGTGCGCAAGAGCTTCGGAGGGGCATTAATCGTAAACGGCGGCATTTCGCCAGATGTCGCAACCAAATTGATCATGTCAGGCGACGCCGATCTTGTCGCGTTCGCACGTGCATACATCGCCAATCCGGATCTGGTCGAACGCATCGCGAACAAGGCTCCGCTCGCCGCACCGCAGGCGGTGGGCTGGTATGGCGGCGATCGGACCGGTTACGTCGACTATGGGCGTCACGACGCAACGGGACACACCACCGGCGAGTGA
- a CDS encoding xanthine dehydrogenase family protein molybdopterin-binding subunit, with the protein MNDLENQHDDIDEGRRNFIVSSALFVAFSLAPASRAVAQAVIADEGAAVHVSKATETLAGSLKTNPLLDAWIKITPEGKVTVFTGKVELGTGVRTALLQIAAEELDMRPSLITFLTADTGASPDEGLTAGSHTIADSGSALLNAAAQVRALLIDGAAKHLGVDPHALTTSDGSIKAPDGRTMSYGNAVRLVNLHRAATPASPLRDPATFKVIGESLPRVDIPNKVTGGVSYVQDIELPGMLHARVVMPPVYDSKLQSFDEDAILKMPGIVRIVRNGSMLAVVARGEWQAVTAQRALANGCRWSTGRSLPDRNTVHEELKRISTQRIEIANTHTATAPATKTLTATFLKNYLLHGSIGPSCSVAHLENGVLTVWTHSQGVYPLRDGLAEMLSMPKQSIRCVHVEGSGCYGHNGADDAAAHAALIAVAMPDQPVRVQWMREQEHAWDHFTPAMVTEISASLDASGHIVDWKYALWSSSHNERIVNAGRLLPARMLEPPFVSAPSTPMLQPEGGGDRNAIPLYAFPNMHVVNNFSPTMPLQTSAMRSLGAHMNVLSIESFMDELAHTAGVDPVEFRLRHMQDPRARQVIELAATRFGWPRPPRARNRGVGFAFGKYKNLMAYVAIAVEITIVPETGQVILERAEAAVDAGQIVTPDGIRNQIEGGIIQAASWTLYEELKYDTQRVRSFDWSSYPILRFSAAPRSLNVHLINRPGAPFLGAAEASMGPTAGALANAIFDATGQRLREMPFAGERLRRRIDA; encoded by the coding sequence ATGAACGACCTCGAGAACCAACACGACGACATAGACGAAGGTCGCCGGAATTTCATCGTCTCAAGTGCGCTCTTCGTCGCATTCAGCCTTGCTCCGGCCTCTCGCGCGGTCGCGCAGGCCGTGATTGCCGACGAAGGCGCCGCCGTCCACGTTTCGAAGGCTACCGAGACGCTTGCAGGCAGCCTGAAAACCAACCCGCTGCTGGATGCATGGATCAAGATTACGCCGGAAGGCAAAGTTACCGTGTTTACAGGCAAGGTCGAGCTCGGCACCGGCGTGCGCACTGCTCTACTACAGATCGCCGCCGAAGAACTGGACATGCGCCCGTCGCTGATCACTTTCCTCACCGCCGATACCGGTGCGTCCCCCGACGAAGGATTGACGGCAGGCAGCCACACGATCGCCGACAGCGGTAGCGCATTGCTGAACGCCGCCGCTCAAGTGCGCGCACTACTGATCGATGGCGCCGCGAAACATCTCGGTGTCGATCCTCACGCACTAACGACCAGCGACGGTTCGATCAAGGCCCCCGACGGGCGCACGATGAGCTACGGCAACGCGGTACGGCTCGTCAATCTTCATCGCGCAGCCACGCCAGCGTCGCCGCTCAGGGATCCCGCAACGTTCAAGGTAATCGGTGAATCGCTGCCTCGGGTCGACATTCCAAACAAGGTCACGGGCGGTGTCAGCTACGTACAGGACATAGAGTTACCCGGCATGCTGCACGCACGTGTCGTGATGCCGCCCGTCTATGACTCGAAGTTGCAGTCTTTCGACGAAGACGCAATTCTGAAGATGCCCGGGATCGTACGAATCGTACGCAACGGCAGCATGCTCGCAGTCGTCGCGCGCGGAGAATGGCAGGCCGTCACCGCCCAGCGTGCGCTTGCGAACGGTTGTCGCTGGTCGACCGGCCGATCGCTGCCGGATCGCAACACGGTTCATGAAGAACTGAAGCGCATCTCGACACAACGCATTGAAATCGCCAATACGCACACAGCGACCGCGCCGGCCACTAAAACGCTGACTGCAACCTTCCTGAAGAACTACCTTTTGCACGGCTCGATAGGACCGTCCTGCTCAGTCGCTCACCTGGAGAACGGTGTCCTGACCGTCTGGACACACTCGCAGGGTGTTTATCCGCTGCGCGACGGGCTCGCCGAAATGCTGTCGATGCCTAAACAAAGCATCCGCTGCGTTCATGTAGAGGGTTCGGGTTGCTATGGACACAATGGGGCGGACGACGCCGCCGCACACGCAGCGCTCATCGCGGTCGCGATGCCGGATCAGCCGGTCAGGGTTCAATGGATGCGTGAGCAGGAGCACGCGTGGGATCACTTCACACCCGCCATGGTCACCGAAATCAGTGCGTCTCTCGACGCAAGCGGGCATATCGTGGACTGGAAGTACGCCCTGTGGAGCAGCTCGCATAACGAACGGATCGTCAACGCCGGCCGACTGCTGCCGGCGCGAATGCTGGAGCCACCGTTTGTGTCTGCACCATCGACACCGATGCTGCAGCCGGAGGGCGGCGGCGATCGCAACGCGATCCCGCTTTACGCCTTTCCAAACATGCATGTCGTCAACAACTTCTCGCCGACGATGCCACTGCAGACGTCGGCGATGCGATCGCTTGGCGCACACATGAACGTGCTGTCAATCGAAAGCTTCATGGACGAACTTGCACACACGGCGGGCGTCGATCCCGTCGAATTCCGCTTACGCCACATGCAGGATCCACGCGCGCGCCAAGTGATTGAACTCGCTGCGACACGCTTCGGCTGGCCTCGACCACCACGAGCTCGTAATCGAGGCGTCGGTTTCGCCTTTGGGAAGTATAAGAATCTGATGGCCTATGTCGCGATAGCGGTCGAAATCACGATCGTTCCGGAAACGGGCCAGGTGATCCTCGAGCGCGCTGAAGCAGCAGTTGACGCGGGACAGATCGTCACGCCGGATGGCATCCGCAATCAGATCGAAGGCGGCATCATCCAGGCGGCAAGCTGGACGTTGTACGAGGAACTGAAGTACGACACGCAGCGGGTTCGCAGCTTCGACTGGAGTAGTTACCCGATCCTGCGCTTTTCGGCGGCACCGCGCAGCTTGAACGTTCACCTGATCAACCGCCCGGGTGCGCCATTCCTCGGCGCGGCAGAGGCATCGATGGGCCCGACCGCCGGTGCGCTTGCAAATGCGATCTTCGATGCGACCGGCCAGCGCCTGCGCGAAATGCCGTTCGCTGGAGAACGGCTCAGAAGGCGTATCGACGCGTAG
- a CDS encoding (2Fe-2S)-binding protein, with product MIAITVNSVQHTLDIDPTTPLLYVLRNDLHLHGAKFGCGLGQCGACTVIVDDKPMFSCLIPIAAIGQRHVRTIESLGTLERPGPLQRAFIDHQAAQCGYCIAGMIMRAQALLERNPHPTESELRAHMEPNLCRCGTHMRILAAVRQVAGLQQPENASEPVTVSKAL from the coding sequence ATGATCGCCATCACCGTGAACAGTGTCCAGCACACACTCGACATCGATCCCACGACTCCACTCCTGTATGTGCTGCGCAACGACCTGCATCTGCACGGAGCAAAGTTCGGGTGTGGTCTCGGACAATGTGGCGCATGTACCGTGATTGTCGACGACAAGCCGATGTTTTCCTGCCTGATTCCGATCGCCGCCATCGGGCAACGCCACGTCAGGACCATTGAAAGTCTCGGCACGTTGGAGCGGCCTGGGCCGCTCCAACGTGCCTTCATCGATCATCAGGCCGCACAATGCGGCTATTGCATCGCCGGAATGATCATGCGTGCGCAGGCGTTGCTCGAACGGAACCCCCACCCGACGGAAAGCGAGTTGCGCGCACACATGGAGCCGAACCTGTGCCGTTGCGGAACCCACATGCGTATCCTGGCGGCCGTGCGTCAGGTCGCGGGCTTACAGCAACCGGAAAACGCTTCCGAACCCGTGACGGTCAGCAAGGCCCTCTGA